In Desulfovibrio inopinatus DSM 10711, the following proteins share a genomic window:
- a CDS encoding Hint domain-containing protein, producing MATHQIQHMIKLTGVTINGGTLSWTGTTDYDTTSNVVDTNDDNDLDQNVDYWNITSFLFSGYYIESGAQKWAVYTSSSYPTNAYIPFQTVNSPVTAGAITLDTSGSTTLYTTELVDEIVVCFLKGTTIETLRGSIAVEHLKRGDVLAGNAPGTPGGTIKFIHRMSVDKHTDFSNVLSLYPKPVLLKAGSLAENSPNKDLFVSRDHALFLNNEILVEASALVNGESIVFHDTKEPIDYYYHIELEDHSLVWAHNTLSESYIDNVSRALFDTYEEFMSLYPEMHDMKELDYPRAKSWRQIPRHIKALLEERKNTLFPKAVKNVA from the coding sequence ATGGCTACCCATCAAATACAGCACATGATTAAGCTCACAGGCGTCACAATAAACGGTGGAACGCTTTCCTGGACAGGGACCACAGACTACGACACGACCAGTAATGTTGTTGACACGAATGACGACAACGACCTCGACCAAAATGTTGACTATTGGAACATCACCTCCTTTCTTTTTTCCGGATACTATATAGAATCAGGTGCTCAGAAGTGGGCAGTCTACACGTCGTCTAGCTATCCAACAAACGCATACATCCCTTTCCAAACGGTCAACTCCCCCGTGACTGCAGGTGCGATTACCCTTGATACGAGTGGCTCCACAACGCTCTACACAACAGAACTCGTCGACGAAATCGTCGTATGTTTCCTCAAAGGAACGACAATCGAAACATTACGGGGTTCTATTGCCGTGGAACATCTGAAAAGAGGAGATGTGCTCGCAGGAAACGCTCCAGGAACACCTGGCGGGACGATAAAGTTCATCCACCGAATGTCCGTTGATAAGCACACTGATTTTTCCAATGTTTTAAGTCTTTATCCCAAACCAGTGCTCTTGAAGGCAGGAAGTCTTGCGGAGAACTCTCCGAACAAGGACCTCTTCGTCTCTCGTGACCACGCGCTTTTTCTCAACAATGAAATATTAGTAGAAGCAAGCGCTTTGGTGAATGGAGAAAGCATTGTATTCCACGACACCAAAGAACCAATAGATTACTACTACCATATCGAATTGGAAGATCATTCCTTAGTCTGGGCCCACAACACGTTATCGGAAAGTTATATCGACAATGTATCTCGCGCTTTATTTGATACATATGAGGAATTCATGTCTCTTTACCCTGAAATGCACGACATGAAAGAGCTCGATTACCCACGAGCAAAATCGTGGCGCCAGATACCACGCCACATCAAAGCATTACTGGAAGAGCGAAAAAACACATTATTCCCCAAAGCTGTCAAAAACGTTGCATAA
- a CDS encoding Fic family protein encodes MLTVHQMEPLVPTRREELQALSLAIYKASAKIAGRVHPRVATRICTMLRHVNSYYSNLIEGIRTTLLDIESGLVSPSKDEETRRLQQLHKQHIAAQTAIEQDRLLNAQDITSATFLCRLHGMLFEKVPREFLIQRDKGGTREVITVPGQFRHDVVQVGRHIPPDDKDLSPLLQRFHDVYSLGRVKGVERLITAAASHHRLLWIHPFLEGNGRVARLFSDLYLKYAELDGYGLWTMSRGLARAEEQYKLFLSAADARRQGDYDGRGNLSEKGLYDFCVFFLETALDQACFMDALLHLDSTVKNIELYCTVRNKGYMAKKVPLPKEASRILVYVFTYGQLSKGSVHEVINCSDRKARDIVKLLLAEGLLETENQKAPLEIGLPPDAVQFYFPELCDSGAF; translated from the coding sequence ATGCTCACCGTCCATCAAATGGAGCCTCTGGTTCCTACTCGTCGTGAAGAATTACAAGCGCTCTCGCTCGCAATCTACAAAGCGTCAGCAAAGATTGCCGGCCGTGTTCATCCTCGAGTTGCCACGCGTATTTGCACAATGCTTCGTCATGTGAACAGTTACTATTCCAATCTTATCGAGGGGATTCGTACGACGTTGCTCGACATTGAGTCGGGTCTTGTGAGCCCTTCGAAAGACGAGGAAACGCGACGTCTTCAGCAGCTTCACAAACAACATATTGCTGCCCAAACGGCAATTGAGCAGGATCGCTTGCTCAACGCACAGGACATTACTTCAGCCACGTTTCTTTGCCGGTTGCATGGCATGTTGTTCGAAAAGGTTCCTCGTGAATTTTTGATTCAGCGGGATAAAGGCGGCACACGCGAAGTGATCACTGTTCCTGGTCAATTTCGTCATGATGTTGTCCAAGTGGGGAGACATATTCCCCCGGATGACAAGGATCTTTCTCCATTGCTGCAGCGGTTCCATGACGTCTATTCGCTGGGGAGAGTCAAGGGTGTCGAGCGCCTCATTACAGCTGCCGCATCACATCACCGTTTGCTGTGGATTCATCCTTTTCTTGAAGGAAATGGTCGGGTCGCACGACTTTTTTCCGACTTGTATCTCAAATATGCCGAACTGGATGGGTATGGGTTGTGGACCATGAGTCGGGGATTGGCTCGTGCCGAAGAGCAGTATAAATTGTTTTTGTCCGCTGCCGATGCACGGCGACAGGGCGATTATGATGGAAGAGGCAACTTGTCTGAAAAGGGACTGTATGACTTCTGCGTTTTCTTTTTGGAGACGGCCCTGGATCAAGCGTGCTTTATGGATGCGTTGTTACATTTGGATTCGACGGTCAAAAATATCGAGTTATACTGCACTGTGCGTAACAAAGGGTATATGGCGAAGAAAGTTCCTTTACCCAAAGAGGCATCCCGGATTCTCGTGTATGTTTTTACCTATGGGCAACTCTCCAAGGGGAGCGTCCATGAGGTTATCAACTGCTCAGATCGTAAAGCGCGCGATATTGTGAAGCTTCTCCTTGCTGAAGGTCTGCTGGAAACCGAGAATCAAAAAGCTCCACTTGAGATTGGGCTTCCGCCCGATGCCGTTCAGTTCTATTTTCCTGAGCTTTGTGATTCCGGTGCATTTTGA
- a CDS encoding FadR/GntR family transcriptional regulator has protein sequence MAKILEMSDQETLFVPVTGGRASEEVILQIEAAILDGKIKPGESLPSERDLQHRFETSRGVVREALRALKEKGLLEIRKGAKGGAFVKNIDVVTISQSLALFLKQRNISPNCIIEFRESHDRIITTMAITKGTDEEKAELIALASRLEDVLTQDTPDLASASEMDRDLNILLAKMTKNPIFEWVMQAMQLGFTSLDDLLYADPEFRAATAGNWTDTAKAIAEGDPLKALSFTGFHYVMLRRCIASVQQKQSMNL, from the coding sequence ATGGCCAAGATTTTGGAAATGTCGGACCAAGAAACACTGTTCGTTCCCGTCACCGGAGGACGTGCCAGTGAAGAAGTGATTTTACAGATTGAAGCGGCAATTCTCGACGGAAAGATAAAACCCGGCGAGAGTTTGCCGAGTGAGCGCGACTTGCAGCACCGGTTCGAAACGAGCCGTGGTGTTGTGCGCGAGGCATTGCGGGCACTGAAGGAAAAAGGCCTGCTTGAAATTCGCAAAGGAGCCAAGGGGGGTGCCTTCGTCAAAAACATCGACGTTGTCACGATCAGTCAATCTTTGGCTCTGTTTCTCAAGCAGCGGAACATCAGCCCCAATTGCATTATCGAGTTTCGCGAAAGCCACGACCGTATCATCACGACCATGGCCATTACCAAAGGTACAGACGAAGAAAAGGCGGAGCTTATCGCATTGGCAAGTCGACTGGAAGACGTCTTGACCCAGGACACGCCCGACTTAGCATCTGCGTCTGAAATGGACCGTGATCTGAATATCTTGTTGGCGAAAATGACCAAAAATCCCATCTTTGAATGGGTTATGCAGGCCATGCAGCTTGGCTTCACCTCCTTGGATGACCTGCTTTATGCCGATCCTGAATTTCGGGCCGCCACGGCCGGCAACTGGACCGATACGGCCAAAGCCATTGCCGAAGGAGACCCATTGAAAGCCCTCTCATTTACCGGCTTCCACTACGTCATGCTGCGCCGTTGCATCGCCAGTGTGCAGCAGAAGCAATCCATGAACCTCTAA
- the betA gene encoding choline dehydrogenase — MKNYDFIIVGGGSAGSVLANRLSANPKNKVLVLEAGPPDYRFDFRIHMPAALTYPLAGKTYNWWYESEPEPYMHNRRVYQPRGKVLGGSSCINGMIYIRGNAMDYQKWSKNDGLEDWDYAHCLPYFQRFETHMSGASAYQGVSGPLYIHTPECDNPLFDAFFKSVQEAGYPLTDDVNGYQQEGFAHFDATIYRGRRWNAARAYVHPVKNRSNLKVICRAQALRILFEGNTAVGVEYAKGKKVYTAKGGEIISCGGAINSPQLLQLSGIGNAEELKGHGINVVHDLPGVGENLQDHLEVYVQYACKKPVSLYPALQWWRHPFIGFQWLFQRKGTGASNHFEAGGFIRSNDRVEYPNLQYHFLPIAIRYDGSVAEQGHGYQVHVGPMNTDVRGHVKLKSSDPKTYPAVQFNYLSTEQERREWVEAIRVTRNIMTQPGFDEFRGAETAPGDQCQTDEEILDFVAREGESAYHPSCTCKMGYDDMAVVDSNLKVHGVENLRVVDASIMPSITNGNIYAPVMMIAEKAADAILGNTPAQPNTAPFYKHEK, encoded by the coding sequence ATGAAAAACTACGATTTCATCATCGTCGGCGGCGGTTCCGCCGGCAGTGTTCTGGCTAACCGTTTGAGCGCCAACCCCAAGAACAAAGTTCTCGTCCTTGAAGCCGGTCCGCCGGATTACCGGTTCGATTTCCGTATCCATATGCCTGCCGCCCTCACTTATCCGCTAGCTGGCAAGACCTATAACTGGTGGTATGAATCCGAGCCCGAGCCGTACATGCACAACCGCCGCGTCTATCAGCCTCGCGGCAAAGTCCTTGGTGGTTCAAGCTGCATCAACGGAATGATCTACATCCGCGGCAATGCCATGGATTATCAGAAATGGTCGAAAAACGACGGCCTGGAAGACTGGGATTACGCTCACTGCCTGCCCTATTTTCAACGTTTCGAAACGCACATGAGTGGCGCCTCCGCCTACCAAGGCGTCAGCGGCCCGCTGTATATCCATACCCCCGAATGCGATAACCCGCTGTTCGATGCTTTTTTCAAATCCGTTCAAGAAGCCGGATACCCGCTCACAGATGACGTCAACGGCTACCAACAAGAAGGCTTTGCCCATTTCGACGCCACGATTTACCGCGGACGCCGTTGGAACGCGGCGCGGGCCTATGTCCACCCGGTGAAAAATCGCTCTAACCTCAAAGTGATTTGCCGGGCGCAAGCACTGCGTATCCTGTTCGAAGGCAACACAGCCGTGGGTGTGGAGTACGCCAAAGGCAAAAAGGTCTACACGGCCAAGGGCGGCGAAATCATAAGCTGCGGCGGCGCCATCAACTCACCGCAATTGCTCCAGTTGTCCGGCATCGGCAACGCTGAAGAACTGAAAGGCCACGGCATCAATGTGGTCCATGACCTGCCCGGTGTTGGGGAGAATCTCCAAGACCACCTTGAAGTTTACGTTCAATACGCCTGCAAAAAGCCGGTCAGCCTCTACCCCGCTCTCCAATGGTGGCGTCATCCGTTTATCGGTTTCCAATGGCTCTTCCAACGCAAGGGGACCGGAGCCAGCAACCACTTTGAAGCCGGTGGATTTATCCGCAGTAATGATCGGGTGGAATATCCCAACTTGCAGTATCACTTCCTGCCCATTGCCATTCGTTACGACGGCTCTGTTGCCGAGCAAGGGCATGGCTACCAGGTCCACGTCGGCCCCATGAACACGGACGTACGCGGGCATGTCAAACTCAAGTCCTCCGATCCCAAAACCTACCCGGCCGTGCAGTTCAACTACCTCTCGACGGAACAAGAACGCCGCGAGTGGGTTGAAGCCATTCGGGTAACGCGCAACATCATGACGCAGCCCGGATTCGATGAATTCCGCGGTGCTGAAACCGCGCCCGGCGATCAGTGCCAGACCGACGAAGAAATTCTCGATTTCGTGGCCCGTGAAGGCGAGTCCGCCTACCATCCGAGCTGCACCTGTAAAATGGGGTATGACGACATGGCCGTCGTGGATTCCAACCTCAAAGTCCATGGGGTAGAAAATCTGCGCGTCGTCGATGCCTCCATCATGCCGTCCATCACTAACGGGAACATTTACGCCCCAGTCATGATGATTGCAGAAAAAGCCGCCGATGCCATCTTAGGTAATACCCCGGCTCAACCAAACACGGCACCATTTTACAAACACGAAAAGTAA
- the betB gene encoding betaine-aldehyde dehydrogenase → MNQEFLRTMHIDGQWVEAQSKTVRDIINPYDGSIITQAVEGDREDAKAAIAAARKAFDDGDWATSPAADRGALLNKLADLIRRDHEELATLESLDTGKTVEESRWDMNDIAGIFTYFAGLADKDGGEIIASPIPDSSSLVVREPVGVCGQISPWNYPLLQAAWKLAPALAAGCTVVMKPSEITPLTTFKTMQLVEEAGFPAGVVNLVLGPGPTVGAELAESHLVDLISFTGGAATGKKIIAAAAGNVKKIALELGGKNPHIIFDDADFDVAVDHALNGVFFHAGQICSAGTRLIVHEAIHDRFVDALAKRMANITLGNAFNDATRMGPLISATHLEKVESYIDIAKGEGAKLVLGGSRPSDPALANGFFYLPTLFTECTSSMRIVQEEVFGPVITVEKFTEEDEAVALANDTIYGLSGGFRTKDPDRIARVSRKLRFGTVWVNDFNVYFTQAPWGGYKQSGMGRELGKIGLEEYTEVKHIFQNHNPAALNWF, encoded by the coding sequence ATGAACCAAGAATTCTTGCGCACCATGCATATCGACGGTCAGTGGGTTGAAGCTCAATCCAAGACCGTGCGTGACATCATCAATCCCTATGACGGGTCCATTATAACGCAGGCGGTTGAAGGTGATCGTGAAGACGCCAAAGCCGCGATTGCGGCAGCCCGCAAGGCGTTCGATGACGGCGACTGGGCAACATCCCCGGCCGCTGATAGGGGCGCCTTGCTCAACAAGCTGGCCGATCTCATTCGACGCGATCATGAAGAACTGGCCACCCTCGAAAGTTTGGATACCGGCAAAACCGTTGAGGAAAGCCGCTGGGATATGAACGATATTGCCGGCATCTTTACGTATTTTGCCGGCCTTGCCGATAAAGACGGCGGCGAAATCATTGCCTCGCCGATCCCCGATTCGAGCAGTCTCGTCGTGCGTGAGCCCGTCGGGGTGTGCGGCCAGATTTCACCCTGGAACTATCCACTGTTGCAGGCCGCGTGGAAGCTCGCTCCCGCCTTGGCCGCGGGCTGTACGGTGGTCATGAAACCGAGCGAAATCACTCCGCTGACGACATTCAAGACCATGCAACTCGTCGAAGAAGCCGGATTCCCGGCCGGCGTAGTCAATCTCGTACTCGGCCCCGGTCCCACGGTAGGTGCCGAACTCGCCGAAAGCCACCTCGTTGACCTCATCTCCTTCACCGGCGGTGCAGCAACAGGCAAAAAGATCATTGCGGCCGCGGCTGGCAACGTCAAAAAGATAGCCCTCGAACTCGGCGGGAAGAATCCGCACATCATTTTTGATGATGCCGATTTCGATGTTGCCGTGGATCATGCGTTGAATGGCGTTTTCTTCCATGCCGGTCAGATTTGCTCGGCTGGAACACGCCTTATCGTACATGAAGCCATTCACGACCGCTTTGTTGACGCGCTGGCTAAACGCATGGCCAATATCACACTCGGTAATGCTTTTAACGACGCAACTCGCATGGGCCCGCTTATTTCGGCGACGCACCTTGAAAAGGTCGAATCATATATCGATATCGCGAAAGGGGAAGGAGCCAAGCTCGTGCTTGGGGGCAGTCGTCCCAGTGATCCGGCGTTGGCGAATGGATTCTTCTATCTGCCCACGCTCTTTACCGAATGCACCAGCTCCATGCGCATCGTGCAGGAAGAGGTGTTCGGTCCGGTCATCACCGTGGAGAAATTCACTGAAGAAGACGAAGCCGTCGCACTGGCCAACGATACGATTTACGGTCTGTCCGGTGGATTCCGAACCAAAGATCCTGATCGTATCGCGCGTGTTTCCCGAAAGTTGCGTTTTGGCACCGTATGGGTCAATGATTTTAATGTGTATTTCACGCAAGCGCCCTGGGGCGGCTACAAGCAATCGGGCATGGGCCGCGAACTCGGGAAGATCGGGCTTGAGGAATACACCGAAGTCAAACATATCTTCCAAAATCATAACCCCGCGGCGTTGAACTGGTTCTAA
- a CDS encoding tetratricopeptide repeat protein, with the protein MQYSEINSFLLFFGYPRSGHSFLGQCINSRKDAVVSHESSFLHSLLYENDITFGQIVDDIVSVNDHFCNNLNYIWESYDYKIIPEAQVSHDVVQCVGNKKGAGTTQLLLNYPFLLQRLRSIVSVDIKFIHYVRNPIDTISTMTYRQNASLAKVVSIFKNIVKANADIMSTLLERKEYIVIYHDDFIENPRRELHRVSQFLSLEKDDEWERRCEDKCYRKESQSRFKALWTVNDVQSVVDICNSYNVFNRYIDFSCSFLRDVKSGAFAPRKDVVQWNSIRSDIVNAETDESIYEGVLFALGPLADYSQINFLIMYVVTKLKDLRLAQILTEKALRLNPSSNLSCQLLALVTYLKGEPEKALKLLEKSADISPRAFNTKELSLSRQLLSMGRFDEAEKYCKEALRLFPNSAAPLFVLSQIYSRQGDNGKAMEVIRYAIELQDDDYRLYNQLGVLCKEVGNLEKAEGAFRKSIQLNPRASSSHIQLSHVYAQQSNYKKAIEVIDNAITIIHDDYDLYSCLGSLCMDNNDGLRAKESFLKAAQLDRENPLPHFHLSRIYEKERDFKSAICEIKCSIELKENVFSFYNQLGLLSIKSGDLASAEKAFCKAVQLNSRVHSPHVSLSHVYARQGNNKKALDEIQCAIALKHDDHASYNHLGRILLRIGDLEKSEEAFCKAIQLNERVSSPHIQLSHVYEKQGDIVRAIQKMRDAILWKEDDKGLYTRLADLLKHNGEILKANEMYAKVLAIDSLSD; encoded by the coding sequence ATGCAATATTCTGAGATAAACAGTTTCTTGTTGTTTTTTGGGTATCCAAGGAGTGGGCACTCATTTCTTGGACAATGTATAAATTCAAGAAAAGATGCAGTCGTATCGCATGAGTCTTCTTTTTTGCATTCATTATTGTACGAAAATGACATTACATTTGGACAAATTGTTGATGATATTGTCAGTGTGAATGATCATTTCTGCAATAATTTGAATTACATATGGGAATCATACGATTATAAAATAATTCCAGAGGCACAAGTATCACATGATGTGGTTCAATGTGTAGGAAATAAGAAAGGTGCTGGGACGACACAATTATTGCTAAATTATCCATTTCTGTTGCAACGATTAAGATCTATAGTTTCTGTAGATATTAAATTTATTCATTACGTAAGAAATCCGATTGATACCATCTCAACAATGACTTATAGACAAAATGCATCTTTGGCGAAAGTTGTAAGTATTTTTAAGAATATAGTGAAGGCAAATGCCGATATTATGTCCACTCTTTTGGAGAGAAAGGAATATATTGTCATATATCATGATGATTTTATAGAAAATCCAAGGCGAGAGCTCCATAGAGTTTCTCAGTTTCTGAGTCTTGAAAAAGATGATGAATGGGAGAGACGATGTGAAGATAAATGTTATAGAAAAGAATCACAATCTCGGTTTAAAGCACTATGGACTGTTAATGATGTACAGTCTGTTGTTGATATTTGTAATTCATATAATGTATTTAACAGATATATTGATTTTTCTTGCTCTTTTCTGCGAGATGTTAAGTCTGGTGCATTCGCTCCACGAAAAGATGTTGTGCAGTGGAATTCAATTCGAAGTGATATAGTGAATGCAGAAACAGATGAATCGATATATGAAGGTGTCTTGTTCGCTCTTGGTCCTTTGGCTGACTATTCTCAAATTAATTTTCTTATAATGTACGTTGTGACAAAGTTGAAAGATCTTCGTCTTGCTCAGATATTAACAGAAAAAGCGTTGCGTCTTAATCCTTCAAGTAATCTCTCGTGCCAACTTCTTGCGTTGGTTACATATTTGAAGGGAGAACCTGAAAAGGCGTTAAAACTATTAGAAAAAAGTGCAGATATCTCTCCTAGAGCTTTCAACACAAAGGAACTCTCTCTCTCGCGACAACTTTTAAGCATGGGGCGTTTTGATGAAGCTGAAAAATATTGCAAAGAAGCGCTCCGTCTTTTTCCAAACTCTGCTGCCCCTCTTTTTGTACTGAGCCAAATTTATTCACGACAAGGGGATAACGGAAAAGCAATGGAGGTGATTCGATATGCTATTGAATTGCAGGATGATGACTATAGGCTGTATAATCAGTTAGGTGTGCTTTGTAAGGAGGTTGGTAACCTTGAAAAAGCAGAAGGAGCTTTTCGTAAATCTATTCAATTAAATCCACGAGCCTCTTCTTCACATATTCAATTGAGCCATGTGTATGCTCAGCAAAGTAATTATAAAAAAGCGATAGAGGTTATCGATAATGCAATTACTATAATACATGATGATTATGATCTTTATAGTTGTCTTGGATCTCTCTGTATGGACAATAATGATGGTTTGAGAGCAAAGGAATCTTTTTTAAAAGCTGCTCAGCTCGATAGAGAGAATCCTCTTCCGCATTTTCATCTTAGTCGCATTTATGAAAAAGAAAGAGATTTCAAGTCGGCTATATGTGAAATTAAATGTTCAATTGAATTAAAAGAAAATGTTTTTTCTTTCTATAATCAGTTGGGACTTCTTTCTATAAAGTCAGGTGACCTTGCAAGTGCGGAAAAAGCATTTTGTAAAGCTGTCCAATTGAATTCACGAGTTCACTCTCCCCATGTCTCCCTGAGTCATGTGTATGCCCGACAAGGGAATAACAAGAAAGCGCTCGATGAGATTCAATGTGCCATTGCATTGAAGCATGACGATCACGCTTCTTATAATCACCTTGGAAGGATTTTGTTGAGGATCGGGGATCTTGAAAAATCGGAAGAAGCCTTCTGCAAAGCCATCCAATTGAATGAGCGAGTTTCCTCTCCACATATTCAACTGAGTCATGTGTATGAAAAACAAGGTGACATTGTGAGAGCTATCCAGAAAATGCGCGATGCTATTTTATGGAAAGAAGATGACAAAGGCTTGTATACTCGCCTTGCTGATTTGCTTAAGCACAATGGAGAGATTTTGAAAGCCAATGAGATGTATGCCAAGGTGCTTGCTATAGATTCATTGTCGGATTGA
- a CDS encoding ABC transporter substrate-binding protein — protein sequence MFTRMSRRLIVALSLLIVFTLSTVALASDKIRIASVSWTGVTIKTDLAVTILDQLGYNAENLLVSVPVAYQAMSTGDADAFLGNWMPSMKTLADKYFQDGSVVQLCPNMTGAKYTLAVPTYEYEAGLKNFSDIAKFADKLDHKIYGIEEGNDGNIIIENMIKKNMFNLGNFKLVASSEIGMLGEVHSFVKDKKWIVFLGWAPHSMNENIDMKYLDGSTDETFGPDNGSATVYTNVRKGFTKDYPNLTVFLKNFTFPVAMMNQIMVELKKDQNQKPVSAALHWLKSHPDMYKGWLKDVKTKDGKPALPAFEAYMKTVE from the coding sequence ATGTTCACCCGAATGTCCCGTCGTCTTATTGTCGCGTTGTCCCTGTTGATTGTCTTCACCCTCAGCACCGTGGCACTGGCCTCGGATAAAATCCGCATCGCCAGCGTGAGCTGGACCGGCGTCACCATCAAAACCGATCTTGCCGTCACCATTCTCGACCAACTCGGCTACAATGCCGAAAATCTCCTTGTCTCTGTTCCGGTCGCCTATCAAGCTATGTCCACCGGTGACGCCGATGCCTTTCTCGGCAACTGGATGCCGTCCATGAAGACCCTGGCCGACAAATACTTTCAAGATGGTTCCGTTGTGCAACTCTGCCCCAACATGACCGGAGCCAAATACACCCTGGCCGTACCGACCTACGAATACGAAGCCGGTCTGAAAAATTTCAGCGATATCGCCAAGTTCGCTGACAAGCTCGACCATAAAATTTATGGCATCGAGGAAGGCAACGACGGCAATATCATCATCGAGAACATGATCAAAAAGAACATGTTCAACTTGGGCAATTTCAAACTTGTGGCTTCCAGTGAAATCGGCATGCTCGGTGAGGTCCACAGCTTCGTCAAAGACAAAAAGTGGATCGTCTTCCTGGGGTGGGCACCGCATAGCATGAACGAAAATATCGACATGAAATACCTCGACGGAAGCACGGACGAAACCTTCGGCCCCGATAATGGCTCGGCCACCGTCTATACCAATGTCCGCAAAGGTTTCACCAAAGACTACCCCAACCTGACCGTGTTCCTCAAAAACTTCACCTTCCCCGTCGCCATGATGAACCAAATCATGGTCGAACTAAAAAAAGATCAAAACCAAAAACCCGTCAGCGCCGCGCTCCACTGGCTCAAAAGCCATCCCGATATGTACAAAGGCTGGCTCAAAGACGTCAAAACCAAAGACGGCAAACCCGCCCTGCCCGCCTTTGAAGCGTACATGAAGACTGTGGAATAA
- a CDS encoding type II toxin-antitoxin system RelE family toxin, with the protein MTFSHLGKEAEKRILQFLRERIAPLEDPRGLGEPLKGSRFSGLWRYRAGDYRILCEIQEERITILVVLVGHRRDIYKSIL; encoded by the coding sequence ATAACCTTTTCGCATCTTGGGAAAGAGGCTGAAAAACGAATTTTGCAGTTTCTCCGAGAGAGAATTGCTCCTCTGGAAGACCCGCGAGGGCTTGGCGAACCTCTCAAAGGCTCACGATTTTCTGGATTGTGGCGCTACCGGGCTGGGGACTACCGCATTCTTTGTGAGATCCAAGAGGAGAGAATTACGATTCTTGTTGTGCTTGTCGGTCATCGACGAGATATATACAAGAGCATTCTGTAA
- a CDS encoding DUF3795 domain-containing protein, with the protein MDKKYICPCGLICTDCLFYKPEIYDTAVQLRDAIEHSQLDIFLEGIAKHESWKAIADHLHAERDEMGNHLEKFRTFSDFMHVLDGLVQLRCTSTCRESGGCSMGGTSHTCDAAKCVQSKGYEGCWECSESSTCAHLTFVKQAYGETIHENFTTITEHGYDAVQSHGKNYYAWQRKRNM; encoded by the coding sequence ATGGACAAAAAATACATCTGCCCATGCGGACTCATCTGCACGGATTGTTTGTTTTATAAACCGGAGATTTACGACACGGCTGTTCAATTACGAGATGCGATAGAGCATTCTCAACTTGATATCTTCCTTGAGGGCATCGCGAAGCATGAAAGCTGGAAAGCCATTGCAGACCATCTCCACGCGGAACGTGACGAGATGGGGAATCATCTTGAGAAATTCAGGACGTTTTCCGACTTCATGCATGTCCTTGATGGACTCGTTCAGTTACGGTGTACATCGACATGTAGAGAATCTGGTGGGTGTTCCATGGGGGGAACGTCGCATACCTGTGACGCCGCCAAATGTGTGCAATCCAAAGGATATGAAGGCTGCTGGGAATGCTCAGAGTCATCCACCTGCGCCCATCTCACGTTTGTCAAACAGGCATATGGGGAGACCATACACGAAAACTTCACAACCATCACGGAACACGGGTATGATGCCGTGCAATCCCATGGAAAGAACTATTACGCGTGGCAAAGGAAACGGAATATGTAG